A stretch of Roseibium porphyridii DNA encodes these proteins:
- the fdh3B gene encoding formate dehydrogenase FDH3 subunit beta, producing the protein MPLGQARAKFLCDAERCIECNACVTACKNEHEVPWGINRRRVVTINDGKPGERSISVACMHCSDAPCMAVCPVDCFYQNEEGVVLHSKDLCIGCGYCFYACPFGAPQFPQAGNFGSRGKMDKCTFCAGGPEETHSTAEFSKYGSNRIAEGKLPLCAEMCSTKALLAGDGDVVSAIYRERVVARGFGSGAWGWGSAYGRQGG; encoded by the coding sequence ATGCCACTTGGACAAGCGAGGGCTAAGTTCCTTTGTGACGCTGAGCGTTGCATTGAGTGCAATGCCTGTGTGACTGCCTGTAAGAATGAGCATGAGGTGCCCTGGGGTATCAACCGCCGCCGCGTTGTGACCATCAATGATGGCAAGCCCGGCGAAAGGTCGATCTCGGTCGCCTGCATGCACTGCTCGGACGCGCCCTGCATGGCGGTGTGCCCGGTCGACTGTTTCTACCAGAATGAAGAAGGTGTGGTCCTGCACTCGAAGGACCTTTGCATTGGCTGCGGCTATTGCTTCTACGCCTGTCCCTTCGGTGCACCGCAATTCCCGCAAGCGGGCAATTTCGGATCGCGCGGCAAGATGGACAAGTGCACCTTCTGTGCTGGTGGACCAGAAGAAACACATTCAACCGCAGAATTCTCAAAATACGGCAGCAACCGTATTGCGGAAGGCAAGCTGCCGCTCTGCGCGGAAATGTGTTCCACCAAAGCGTTGTTGGCAGGCGACGGCGATGTCGTTTCCGCCATCTACCGCGAGCGCGTTGTCGCACGTGGTTTCGGCTCCGGTGCCTGGGGCTGGGGCAGCGCTTACGGTCGGCAAGGCGGTTGA
- a CDS encoding formate dehydrogenase subunit alpha: MLRKKTNGVARRPQGASILRDAAHKSVDRRTFLKGSGIAAGGLAAITATGGTVTKAQAQSSDEAVNLVKSVCTHCSVGCTVIAEVKNGVWTGQEPGWDSPFNLGAHCAKGAAVREHAHGERRLKYPMKKEGGEWKRISWDEAINEIGDQMMKIRDESGPDSVYWLGSAKHNNEQAYLFRKFAAYWGTNNVDHQARICHSTTVAGVANTWGYGAMTNSYNDIHNSKAIFIIGGNPAEAHPVSLLHVLRAKEQNNAPVIVCDPRFTRTAAHADEFVRFRPGTDVALVWGILWHIFDNGWEDKEFIRTRVWGMDQIREEVAKWTPDEVERVTGTPGSQLKRVARTLANNRPGTVIWCMGGTQHTNGNNNTRAYCVLQLALGNMGTSGGGTNIFRGHDNVQGATDLGVLSHTLPGYYGLSAGAWGHWSRVWGEDLDWLKGQFATTTGADGKEKNLMNLTGIPVSRWIDGVLEDPANTDQPNAVRAMVLWGHAPNSQTRMVEMKKAMEQLDTLVVIDPYPTVSAVLHDRTDGVYLLPACTQFETRGSVTASNRSLQWRDKVVDPLFESLPDEVIMAKFANKFGWGDRLFRNIEMDDPETPNVESITREFNGGLWTIGYTGQSPERIKSHMANQHTFDRTTLQAVGGPNDGEYYGMPWPCWGTADMKHPGTPNLYDMSKPVAEGGLCFRARFGVERDGDNLLADGVSNPGAEIQDGYPEFTMQMLMDLGWDGDLTDEERASIEGVAGPKTNWKTDLSGGIQRVAIKHGCAPFGNAKARAVVWTFPDPVPLHREPLYTNRRDLVADYPTYEDRKFYRLPTLYASIQKQDFSKDYPIVLTSGRLVEYEGGGDETRSNPWLAELQQDMFVEINPRDANNLGVRDGAQVWVEGPEGGKVKVMAMVTERVGEGVAFMPFHFGGHFQGEDQRSKYPKGADPYVLGESTNTAQTYGYDSVTQMQETKATLCKISAA, encoded by the coding sequence ATGCTTAGGAAAAAGACCAATGGGGTTGCGCGACGCCCCCAAGGTGCAAGTATCCTCAGAGACGCTGCACATAAATCGGTAGACCGCAGAACCTTCCTCAAAGGCTCCGGTATCGCCGCAGGCGGCTTGGCCGCTATTACCGCCACAGGCGGAACTGTTACCAAAGCTCAGGCGCAATCTTCTGATGAAGCCGTCAATTTGGTGAAATCGGTTTGCACCCACTGTTCAGTCGGTTGCACCGTGATTGCCGAAGTGAAGAACGGTGTCTGGACCGGCCAAGAGCCGGGTTGGGACAGCCCGTTCAATCTCGGCGCCCATTGCGCCAAGGGAGCTGCGGTTCGCGAACACGCTCACGGAGAGCGCCGTCTTAAATATCCTATGAAAAAGGAAGGCGGAGAGTGGAAGCGCATCAGCTGGGATGAGGCGATCAACGAGATCGGCGACCAGATGATGAAAATCCGCGACGAAAGCGGACCGGACAGTGTTTATTGGCTGGGATCAGCCAAGCACAACAACGAACAGGCTTATCTGTTCCGCAAATTCGCGGCCTACTGGGGCACCAACAATGTCGACCACCAGGCCCGTATCTGTCACTCGACCACGGTTGCCGGCGTAGCGAACACATGGGGCTACGGCGCCATGACCAACAGCTACAACGACATCCATAATTCCAAGGCGATCTTCATTATCGGCGGCAACCCTGCGGAGGCCCATCCGGTCTCGCTGTTGCACGTCCTGCGCGCCAAGGAACAGAACAATGCGCCGGTGATCGTTTGCGATCCGCGCTTTACCCGTACGGCGGCTCATGCCGACGAATTTGTGCGCTTCCGTCCGGGGACGGACGTTGCCCTCGTCTGGGGCATTTTGTGGCACATCTTCGACAATGGCTGGGAAGACAAAGAGTTCATCCGCACCCGCGTGTGGGGCATGGACCAGATCCGTGAAGAGGTTGCTAAATGGACGCCCGACGAAGTCGAGCGTGTGACGGGCACACCTGGAAGCCAGCTGAAACGAGTGGCCAGAACGCTTGCCAACAACCGTCCGGGCACCGTGATCTGGTGCATGGGTGGTACGCAGCACACCAACGGCAACAACAATACGCGCGCTTACTGCGTGTTACAGCTTGCTCTTGGCAACATGGGCACTAGCGGTGGTGGAACCAACATCTTCCGCGGCCACGACAACGTTCAGGGTGCGACCGACCTCGGCGTTCTCAGCCATACGTTGCCCGGTTACTACGGGCTGAGCGCAGGCGCATGGGGTCACTGGTCCCGCGTCTGGGGTGAGGATCTCGATTGGCTGAAAGGCCAATTTGCCACCACGACAGGTGCCGATGGCAAAGAAAAGAACCTCATGAACCTGACGGGTATTCCGGTCAGCCGCTGGATTGACGGTGTGCTGGAGGATCCGGCGAATACCGACCAGCCCAATGCGGTTCGGGCCATGGTGCTTTGGGGGCATGCCCCGAACTCCCAGACCCGTATGGTCGAAATGAAGAAGGCCATGGAACAACTGGATACGCTGGTCGTGATCGACCCCTATCCGACTGTTTCAGCCGTGCTGCATGACCGCACGGACGGCGTCTATCTTCTGCCGGCCTGTACCCAGTTCGAAACCCGTGGGTCCGTGACCGCGTCAAACCGCTCGCTGCAGTGGCGTGACAAGGTAGTCGATCCTCTGTTCGAGAGCCTGCCTGACGAAGTGATCATGGCAAAGTTCGCGAACAAGTTCGGCTGGGGCGACCGGCTCTTCCGGAACATCGAAATGGATGATCCGGAAACACCGAACGTCGAGAGCATCACCCGCGAATTCAACGGCGGTCTTTGGACAATCGGCTATACCGGCCAGTCGCCAGAGCGCATCAAGTCGCACATGGCAAACCAGCACACATTCGACCGGACGACGCTTCAGGCAGTCGGCGGCCCGAATGACGGCGAATACTACGGTATGCCGTGGCCGTGCTGGGGTACCGCGGACATGAAACATCCGGGCACACCAAACCTCTACGACATGTCCAAGCCTGTCGCAGAAGGCGGACTGTGCTTCCGTGCGCGCTTCGGCGTGGAGCGGGACGGCGACAATCTGCTCGCTGACGGTGTTTCCAATCCGGGTGCGGAAATCCAGGACGGTTATCCCGAGTTCACGATGCAGATGCTCATGGACCTCGGGTGGGACGGCGATCTGACCGACGAAGAACGTGCGTCGATCGAAGGTGTTGCCGGTCCGAAGACCAACTGGAAAACCGACCTGTCCGGCGGTATTCAGCGGGTGGCTATCAAGCATGGCTGTGCTCCGTTCGGTAACGCCAAGGCCCGTGCGGTCGTCTGGACGTTCCCGGATCCGGTGCCGCTCCATCGCGAGCCGCTCTACACGAACCGCAGGGATCTGGTGGCAGATTATCCGACCTATGAGGACCGGAAATTCTACCGCCTGCCGACGCTTTATGCGTCCATCCAGAAGCAGGACTTCTCCAAGGACTATCCAATTGTCCTGACGTCCGGCCGACTGGTGGAATACGAAGGTGGCGGTGACGAAACCCGTTCGAACCCGTGGCTCGCCGAGCTGCAACAGGACATGTTCGTCGAAATCAATCCGCGAGATGCCAACAATCTCGGGGTGCGTGACGGTGCGCAGGTCTGGGTTGAAGGTCCGGAGGGTGGCAAGGTCAAAGTCATGGCCATGGTGACTGAAAGGGTCGGTGAGGGCGTTGCCTTCATGCCGTTCCACTTCGGTGGCCATTTCCAGGGCGAAGATCAACGCTCCAAGTATCCGAAGGGTGCAGACCCGTATGTCCTTGGCGAGAGCACGAACACGGCTCAAACCTACGGCTACGATTCAGTGACCCAGATGCAGGAGACCAAAGCCACACTCTGCAAGATCTCGGCAGCGTAA